The following are from one region of the Streptomyces decoyicus genome:
- a CDS encoding ABC transporter ATP-binding protein — protein sequence MDMEVTAWHSLHSTMTAQQGRRRFSRGTLRRITSFARPHRRHLVWFLVLSTVTAMLAVATPLLAGRVVDAIVGGGSSSLVIKLSGLIAVIAVAEAGLGLVTRWLSASIGEGLILDLRTTVYDHVQRMPVAFFTRTRTGALVSRLNNDVIGAQRAFSDTLSGVVSNIVTLLLTLAVMLSLSWQITVIALVLLPVFVLPARRVGRRLADLRREGADHNATMGTQMTERFSAPGATLVKLMGRPVRESAEFATRARRVRDIGVRSAMVQTYFVTALTLVSALALAVVYGLGGFLALRGQLEPGAIVSLALLLTRLYAPLTALSGAHIEVMSALVSFERVFEVLDLKPLISEKPDAREVPEGPVSVEFDAVRFGYPSADKVSLASLEEVATLDTRGGEEVLHGISFRAEPGQMVALVGSSGAGKSTVAQLLPRLYDTDAGAVRLSGVDVRDLTAASLRDVLGMVTQDGHLFHDSIRENLLLAKPEATEEQLWDALRRARLEELIAALPDGLDTVVGERGYRLSGGERQRLTIARLLLAHPRVVILDEATAHLDNTSEAAVQEALTEALDGRTALVIAHRLSTVRAADLILVVEGGRIVERGTHETLLAADGRYAELYRTQFTDSEDRREAAGEAVGDPTEEVRRTDPGPDAVPESALVT from the coding sequence ATGGATATGGAAGTCACCGCCTGGCATTCGCTGCACAGCACGATGACCGCTCAACAGGGCCGGCGACGCTTCTCCCGCGGCACCCTGCGCCGCATCACCTCATTCGCCCGCCCGCACCGCCGCCATCTGGTGTGGTTCCTCGTGCTCAGCACCGTGACCGCGATGCTCGCGGTGGCCACCCCGCTGCTCGCGGGCCGGGTGGTGGACGCGATCGTGGGCGGTGGCTCGTCGTCCCTTGTCATCAAGCTGTCCGGCCTGATCGCCGTGATCGCGGTCGCGGAGGCGGGTCTGGGGCTGGTGACCCGCTGGCTGTCGGCGAGCATCGGTGAGGGGCTGATCCTGGACCTGCGGACGACCGTGTACGACCACGTCCAGCGGATGCCGGTCGCCTTCTTCACCCGCACCCGCACCGGCGCGCTGGTCAGCCGTCTGAACAACGATGTGATCGGCGCCCAGCGGGCATTCAGCGACACGCTGTCCGGGGTCGTCAGCAACATCGTGACGCTGCTGCTCACCCTCGCGGTGATGCTCAGCCTGTCGTGGCAGATCACCGTGATCGCGCTGGTGCTGCTGCCGGTGTTCGTGCTGCCCGCCCGCCGGGTCGGCCGGCGGCTGGCCGATCTGCGCCGGGAAGGCGCCGACCACAACGCGACGATGGGCACGCAGATGACCGAGCGCTTCTCCGCGCCCGGCGCCACCCTCGTCAAGCTGATGGGCCGCCCGGTCCGTGAGTCCGCCGAATTCGCCACCCGGGCCCGCCGGGTGCGCGACATCGGGGTCCGTTCGGCCATGGTCCAGACGTACTTCGTCACCGCCCTCACCCTGGTCTCCGCCCTGGCACTGGCCGTCGTCTACGGCCTGGGCGGGTTCCTCGCGCTGCGCGGACAGCTGGAGCCCGGCGCGATCGTCTCGCTGGCCCTGCTGCTCACCCGGCTCTACGCCCCGCTGACCGCGCTGTCCGGCGCACACATCGAGGTGATGAGCGCGCTGGTCAGCTTCGAGCGGGTCTTCGAGGTGCTCGACCTCAAGCCGCTGATCTCCGAGAAGCCCGACGCCCGCGAGGTCCCGGAGGGTCCGGTGTCCGTGGAGTTCGACGCCGTCCGCTTCGGCTACCCGTCCGCCGACAAGGTCTCGCTGGCCTCCCTGGAGGAGGTCGCCACCCTCGACACCCGGGGCGGTGAAGAGGTCCTGCACGGCATCTCCTTCCGCGCCGAACCCGGCCAGATGGTCGCCCTGGTCGGCTCGTCGGGCGCCGGCAAGTCGACCGTGGCCCAGCTGCTGCCGCGGCTGTACGACACCGACGCCGGTGCGGTCCGGCTGTCCGGGGTGGATGTCCGCGACCTGACCGCCGCCTCGCTGCGCGACGTCCTCGGCATGGTCACCCAGGACGGGCATCTCTTCCATGACTCGATCCGCGAGAACCTGCTGCTGGCCAAGCCGGAGGCGACCGAGGAGCAGCTGTGGGACGCGCTGCGCCGGGCGCGCCTGGAGGAGCTGATCGCCGCGCTCCCCGACGGTCTGGACACCGTCGTCGGCGAGCGGGGCTACCGCCTCTCGGGCGGCGAACGACAGCGGCTGACGATCGCCCGGCTGCTGCTCGCCCACCCCCGGGTGGTGATCCTGGACGAGGCCACCGCCCATCTGGACAACACCTCCGAGGCGGCGGTGCAGGAGGCGCTCACCGAGGCACTGGACGGCCGTACCGCCCTGGTCATCGCCCACCGGCTGTCGACCGTACGGGCCGCGGACCTGATCCTGGTCGTCGAGGGCGGACGGATCGTCGAGCGCGGGACGCACGAGACCCTGCTGGCCGCCGACGGACGCTACGCGGAGCTGTACCGGACACAGTTCACCGACTCGGAGGACCGGCGGGAGGCCGCCGGGGAGGCCGTCGGGGATCCCACAGAGGAAGTCCGGCGCACGGATCCCGGCCCGGATGCCGTGCCGGAGTCGGCGCTGGTGACCTGA
- a CDS encoding nuclear transport factor 2 family protein: MTQRAEHSTVMDRLALDDLITGYAIAVDDGDWPGYLALFTPDGRADYRSAGGIEGGTEEIAAWLADMLRQFAIRQHLIVNRRITLARRDGAPGDTATVQADYLNPMRLAGPAMDTEDGPTSPNYTCAGRYEFTARRTADGWRLTGVVVHEKWRQVRSGGD, encoded by the coding sequence ATGACGCAGCGCGCGGAACACTCCACGGTCATGGACCGCCTCGCCCTCGACGATCTGATCACCGGGTACGCCATCGCCGTGGACGACGGTGACTGGCCCGGCTATCTGGCCCTGTTCACCCCGGACGGCCGCGCCGACTACCGATCGGCGGGCGGCATCGAGGGCGGCACCGAGGAGATCGCGGCCTGGCTCGCCGACATGCTGCGGCAGTTCGCCATACGGCAGCATCTGATCGTCAACCGCCGGATCACCCTCGCCCGCCGGGACGGTGCGCCCGGTGACACGGCCACGGTCCAGGCCGACTACCTCAACCCGATGCGGCTGGCCGGCCCCGCCATGGATACCGAGGACGGCCCCACCTCCCCCAACTACACCTGCGCCGGCCGCTACGAGTTCACCGCCCGGCGCACCGCCGACGGCTGGCGGCTGACCGGGGTCGTCGTCCACGAGAAGTGGCGTCAGGTGCGGTCCGGCGGTGACTGA
- the lnt gene encoding apolipoprotein N-acyltransferase, translating into MDSAIGRQARWLASPWARGAAAALAGAVPALTFPAPSWWWLAYAALVPWLLLVRSAPTYRRAALDGWLGGTGFILAVHQWLLPNLHVFILVLALLLGALWAPWGVLVRALLGGAPASRRPTREGSPPAGPAGASGDGRRRVTGGRCAAALVLVPSGWLMVELVRSWEYLGGPWGLLGASQWQVPPALRLASIGGVWLVSLLIVAVNTALAELIARPAARLPAVAGLLVCALAGTVAWFWAPVPRPAGTVRIAVVQPGLTGTPSARLARSETLTRSLAGREVRLIVWGESSLYKDPADHPALAARLTALSRRTGAELLINADSAHAERPGISKSAVLIGPDGPTGDRYAKMRLVPFGEYIPFRSVLGWATRVGKAATSDRLRGTGQVVMPVATAGGLRVGPLVCFETAFPDMSRHLVRDGARVLVAQSSTSTFQESWAPAQHASLGALRAAENWRPVVHATLTGISAVYGPRGEQIGERLGTDRSAAAVYDLPLAEGTSPYTRFGDWAVYGAMGALVLAAAYAGLRALSRRPARARR; encoded by the coding sequence ATGGACAGCGCGATCGGCCGACAGGCACGGTGGCTCGCCTCCCCCTGGGCCCGGGGCGCGGCCGCCGCGCTCGCCGGCGCGGTACCGGCCCTCACCTTTCCCGCGCCGTCCTGGTGGTGGCTGGCGTATGCCGCCCTGGTGCCCTGGCTGCTGCTGGTGCGGTCGGCGCCGACGTACCGGCGGGCGGCGCTGGACGGCTGGCTGGGCGGCACCGGCTTCATACTGGCCGTCCACCAGTGGCTGCTGCCGAACCTGCACGTCTTCATCCTCGTGCTCGCCCTGCTGCTCGGGGCGCTGTGGGCGCCCTGGGGCGTGCTGGTACGTGCGCTGCTGGGCGGTGCGCCCGCCTCACGACGGCCGACGCGCGAGGGGTCTCCCCCGGCAGGGCCCGCGGGAGCTTCCGGCGACGGGCGACGGCGGGTGACGGGCGGGCGGTGCGCCGCCGCGCTGGTACTGGTGCCGTCGGGCTGGCTGATGGTCGAACTGGTCCGCTCCTGGGAATACTTGGGCGGCCCATGGGGGCTGCTCGGCGCCAGCCAGTGGCAGGTGCCGCCCGCGCTGCGGCTGGCGTCGATCGGCGGCGTGTGGCTGGTGAGCCTGCTGATCGTGGCGGTGAACACCGCCCTGGCCGAGCTGATCGCCCGCCCGGCGGCCCGGCTGCCCGCCGTCGCCGGGCTGCTGGTGTGCGCGCTGGCGGGCACCGTGGCCTGGTTCTGGGCACCGGTCCCCCGCCCCGCGGGCACGGTGCGGATCGCGGTCGTGCAGCCGGGCCTGACCGGCACCCCCTCGGCGCGGCTGGCCCGGAGCGAGACCCTCACCCGGTCGCTGGCGGGCCGTGAGGTGCGCCTGATCGTCTGGGGCGAGAGCAGCCTCTACAAGGATCCGGCCGACCACCCGGCGCTCGCCGCCCGCCTCACCGCCCTCTCCCGGCGGACCGGCGCCGAGTTGCTGATCAACGCCGACTCCGCGCACGCCGAACGGCCGGGCATCTCCAAGAGCGCGGTGCTGATCGGTCCGGACGGACCGACCGGGGACCGCTACGCCAAGATGCGGCTGGTGCCCTTCGGCGAATACATACCGTTCCGGTCCGTGCTGGGCTGGGCGACCCGGGTGGGCAAGGCGGCCACCAGCGACCGGCTGCGCGGCACCGGCCAGGTGGTGATGCCGGTCGCCACCGCGGGCGGACTGCGCGTCGGGCCGCTGGTGTGCTTCGAGACCGCGTTCCCCGACATGAGCCGCCATCTGGTCCGCGACGGTGCGCGGGTGCTGGTCGCCCAGTCCTCGACCTCGACGTTCCAGGAGAGCTGGGCGCCCGCGCAGCATGCGTCGCTGGGTGCGCTGCGCGCGGCGGAGAACTGGCGGCCGGTGGTGCACGCCACGCTCACCGGCATCAGTGCGGTCTACGGGCCACGGGGCGAGCAGATCGGCGAGCGGCTCGGTACCGACCGCAGCGCGGCGGCGGTCTACGACCTGCCGCTGGCCGAGGGCACCAGCCCGTACACCCGGTTCGGTGACTGGGCGGTGTACGGGGCGATGGGTGCGCTGGTGCTCGCCGCCGCGTACGCGGGACTGCGGGCGCTCAGCAGGCGGCCTGCCCGAGCGCGTCGGTGA
- a CDS encoding Gfo/Idh/MocA family protein, giving the protein MKVGCIGLGDIAQKAYLPVLGTQPGLELHLHTRTPATLERVGAGHRLPADQLHADLDSLLATGLDAAFVHAATAAHPEIVTRLIEAGVPTYVDKPISYELAASQRIVALAEERGVGLTVGFNRRFAPAYAQCRDHARDLIVMQKNRIGLPEDPRTLVLDDFIHVVDTLRFLAPGEIDHIDVRARIRDGLMQHVVLQLSGDGFTSLGIMNRLSGSAEEVLDVSGQDTKRQVVNLAEVIDHKGQPSIRRRGDWVPVARQRGIEQIVLAFLDDVRAGRQPSAQDALRTHELCERVVTDALGQAAC; this is encoded by the coding sequence GTGAAGGTCGGCTGCATCGGACTCGGCGATATCGCCCAGAAGGCGTACCTCCCTGTACTGGGCACCCAGCCGGGACTCGAACTGCACCTGCACACCCGCACCCCGGCCACCCTCGAACGCGTCGGCGCCGGCCACCGGCTGCCCGCGGACCAGCTCCACGCGGACCTGGACTCGCTGCTCGCCACCGGCCTGGACGCGGCCTTCGTGCACGCCGCCACCGCCGCCCACCCCGAGATCGTGACCCGGCTGATCGAGGCCGGCGTCCCGACCTATGTCGACAAGCCGATCTCCTACGAACTCGCCGCATCCCAGCGCATCGTCGCGCTCGCCGAGGAGCGGGGCGTGGGCCTCACCGTCGGCTTCAACCGCCGCTTCGCGCCCGCCTATGCCCAGTGCCGTGACCACGCCCGCGATCTGATCGTGATGCAGAAGAACCGCATCGGGCTGCCCGAGGACCCGCGCACACTGGTGCTGGACGACTTCATCCATGTCGTGGACACCCTGCGGTTCCTCGCTCCCGGCGAGATCGACCACATCGATGTGCGCGCCCGGATCCGTGACGGGCTGATGCAGCACGTGGTGTTGCAGCTCTCCGGCGACGGCTTCACCTCCCTCGGCATCATGAACCGCCTCAGCGGCTCCGCGGAGGAGGTCCTCGACGTCTCCGGGCAGGACACCAAGCGCCAGGTCGTCAATCTCGCCGAGGTCATCGACCACAAGGGGCAGCCGAGCATCCGGCGGCGCGGCGACTGGGTCCCGGTCGCCCGGCAGCGCGGTATCGAGCAGATCGTGCTGGCGTTCCTGGACGACGTACGGGCCGGCCGTCAGCCGTCCGCCCAGGACGCGCTGCGCACCCACGAACTGTGCGAACGCGTGGTCACCGACGCGCTCGGGCAGGCCGCCTGCTGA
- a CDS encoding FAD-dependent monooxygenase, which translates to MLRNVVYTAAARPPAFHRGRVALLGDAVHPMTPNLGQGGCQAIEDAVVLAHLAAPDAGLAAALAAYTRQRLPRTMEVVRRAGRIGRVTSWRSRPACVLRAALMATTARLARDLVLRPLDGIADWRPPAGTYASGT; encoded by the coding sequence GTGCTCCGCAATGTCGTCTACACCGCGGCCGCCCGGCCGCCCGCCTTCCACCGTGGCCGGGTCGCCCTGCTCGGCGACGCCGTCCACCCGATGACCCCGAACCTCGGACAGGGCGGCTGCCAGGCCATCGAGGACGCCGTCGTGCTGGCGCACCTCGCCGCACCGGATGCCGGCCTGGCCGCGGCGCTCGCCGCGTACACCCGGCAGCGGCTGCCGCGCACCATGGAGGTCGTACGCCGTGCCGGGCGGATCGGCCGGGTCACCAGCTGGCGCTCCCGGCCGGCCTGCGTGCTGCGCGCCGCGCTGATGGCCACCACCGCCCGCCTCGCGCGGGATCTGGTGCTGCGGCCCCTGGACGGGATCGCCGACTGGCGGCCGCCGGCCGGCACGTATGCTTCCGGCACGTGA
- a CDS encoding uracil-DNA glycosylase, with translation MLPESWRGVLGEELEKPYIKELTDFVEEERANGPVYPPREQVFAALDATPYDQVKVLILGQDPYHGAGQGHGLCFSVQPGVKTPPSLRNIYKEMKEELGHPIPDNGYLMPWAQQGVLLLNAVLTVREAEANSHKGKGWEKVTDAVIRAVAARPDPAVFVLWGNYAKKKLPLIDEERHAVVQGAHPSPLSAKKFFGSRPFTQINEAVAAQGHAPIDWRIPDLG, from the coding sequence ATGCTGCCCGAGTCCTGGCGCGGGGTCCTCGGCGAGGAGTTGGAGAAGCCCTATATCAAGGAGCTCACCGACTTCGTCGAGGAGGAGCGGGCCAATGGCCCGGTCTATCCTCCCCGCGAGCAGGTCTTCGCGGCGCTGGACGCGACGCCTTACGACCAGGTGAAGGTGCTCATCCTGGGCCAGGACCCGTACCACGGTGCGGGCCAGGGCCACGGCCTGTGCTTCTCCGTGCAGCCGGGCGTCAAGACACCGCCGTCGCTGCGGAACATCTACAAGGAGATGAAGGAGGAGCTGGGCCACCCGATTCCGGACAACGGCTATCTGATGCCCTGGGCCCAGCAAGGTGTGCTGCTGCTGAATGCCGTTCTCACGGTCCGCGAGGCCGAGGCCAATTCGCACAAGGGCAAGGGATGGGAGAAGGTCACCGACGCGGTGATCCGCGCCGTGGCCGCCCGGCCCGACCCGGCGGTCTTCGTGCTGTGGGGGAATTACGCCAAGAAGAAGCTGCCGCTGATCGACGAGGAGCGGCATGCCGTGGTGCAGGGCGCGCACCCCTCCCCGCTGTCGGCGAAGAAGTTCTTCGGCTCCCGCCCGTTCACCCAGATCAACGAGGCGGTCGCCGCACAGGGCCATGCCCCGATCGACTGGCGCATCCCTGACCTGGGCTGA
- a CDS encoding SDR family oxidoreductase codes for MTEQNSGLPEPSGKVALVTGASRGIGYGIAEALVARGDRVVITGRNEDALKEAAEKLGADRVIGVAGKAHDEAHQAVAVERAMEAFGRVDYLVNNAGTNPVFGPIADLDLGVARKVFETNVVSALGFAQRTWHAWQKDNGGAIVNITSIAGLAPSPFIGAYGMSKAAMVNLTLQLAHEFAPGVRVNNIAPAVVKTKFAAALYENREEEAAAGYPLARLGVPEDIGGAAAFLLSDASGWITGQTLVVDGGLFLNAGV; via the coding sequence ATGACCGAGCAGAACAGCGGGCTCCCGGAGCCCTCCGGCAAGGTGGCGCTGGTCACCGGAGCCAGCCGAGGCATCGGCTACGGCATCGCCGAGGCCCTGGTGGCCCGCGGTGACCGGGTCGTCATCACCGGCCGCAACGAGGACGCCCTCAAGGAGGCCGCCGAGAAGCTGGGCGCCGACCGGGTCATCGGGGTCGCCGGCAAGGCGCACGACGAGGCCCACCAGGCCGTCGCCGTCGAGCGCGCGATGGAGGCCTTCGGCCGGGTCGACTACCTCGTCAACAATGCCGGTACGAACCCGGTGTTCGGCCCCATCGCCGACCTCGACCTGGGTGTCGCGCGCAAGGTGTTCGAGACCAATGTCGTCTCTGCGCTCGGTTTCGCGCAGCGCACCTGGCACGCATGGCAGAAGGACAACGGCGGCGCCATCGTCAACATCACCTCGATCGCCGGCCTCGCGCCCTCGCCCTTCATCGGGGCGTACGGGATGAGCAAGGCCGCGATGGTGAATCTGACGCTGCAGCTCGCCCACGAGTTCGCGCCCGGCGTGCGGGTCAACAACATCGCGCCCGCGGTGGTCAAGACCAAGTTCGCGGCCGCGCTCTACGAGAACCGCGAGGAGGAGGCGGCGGCCGGCTACCCGCTGGCGCGGCTCGGCGTCCCGGAGGACATCGGCGGGGCCGCGGCCTTCCTGCTGTCCGACGCCTCGGGCTGGATCACCGGCCAGACGCTGGTCGTCGACGGCGGCCTGTTCCTCAACGCCGGGGTCTGA
- the fabG gene encoding 3-oxoacyl-ACP reductase FabG: MSTTEQRVAIVTGAARGIGAATAVRLAAEGRAVAVLDLDEAACKDTVEKITKAGGKAIAVGCDVSDAEQVEAAVTRVASELGAPTVLVNNAGVLRDNLLFKMSETDWDTVMNVHLRGAFLMSRACQKHMVDAKFGRIVNLSSSSALGNRGQVNYSAAKAGLQGFTKTLAIELGKFGVTANAVAPGFIVTDMTASTAERVGMGFEEFQAAAATQIPVQRVGRPEDIANAIAFFTGDAAGFVSGQVMYVAGGPLN, translated from the coding sequence ATGTCCACCACCGAGCAGCGCGTCGCCATTGTGACGGGCGCGGCCCGCGGTATCGGCGCGGCCACCGCCGTCCGCCTGGCCGCCGAGGGCCGCGCCGTCGCCGTACTCGACCTCGACGAGGCGGCCTGCAAGGACACCGTCGAGAAGATCACCAAGGCCGGCGGCAAGGCCATCGCGGTCGGCTGCGACGTCTCGGACGCCGAGCAGGTGGAGGCGGCGGTCACCCGGGTCGCCTCCGAGCTCGGTGCGCCGACCGTCCTCGTCAACAACGCCGGTGTGCTCCGCGACAACCTGCTGTTCAAGATGAGCGAGACCGACTGGGACACGGTCATGAACGTGCATCTGCGCGGTGCGTTCCTGATGTCCCGCGCCTGCCAGAAGCACATGGTCGACGCCAAGTTCGGCCGGATCGTGAACCTCTCGTCCAGCTCGGCGCTCGGCAACCGCGGCCAGGTCAACTACTCGGCGGCCAAGGCCGGTCTCCAGGGGTTCACCAAGACCCTCGCCATCGAGCTCGGCAAGTTCGGCGTCACCGCCAACGCGGTCGCCCCCGGCTTCATCGTCACCGACATGACCGCCTCCACCGCCGAGCGCGTCGGCATGGGCTTCGAGGAGTTCCAGGCCGCGGCCGCCACCCAGATCCCCGTCCAGCGCGTCGGCCGGCCCGAGGACATCGCCAACGCGATCGCCTTCTTCACCGGCGATGCGGCCGGCTTCGTCTCCGGCCAGGTCATGTACGTCGCCGGCGGCCCGCTCAACTGA
- a CDS encoding DUF3037 domain-containing protein, whose product MTGLHNGRDVFEYALLKVVPRVERGEMINAGVVVYCHARRFVEARTYLDEARLLALDPTTDVAGVRAALGAVEGVCQGGERAGQAAGDDAGRRFRWLMAPRSTIVQPGPVHTGLTADPAAEVERLLELLVR is encoded by the coding sequence GTGACCGGTCTGCACAACGGACGCGATGTTTTCGAGTACGCGCTGCTGAAGGTCGTGCCCCGGGTCGAGCGCGGCGAGATGATCAATGCCGGTGTCGTCGTGTACTGCCACGCCCGGCGCTTCGTCGAGGCCAGGACCTATCTGGACGAGGCCCGGCTGCTGGCTTTGGACCCCACGACCGACGTGGCCGGGGTGCGGGCCGCGCTCGGTGCCGTCGAGGGTGTCTGCCAGGGCGGTGAGCGGGCCGGACAGGCGGCCGGGGACGATGCCGGGCGCCGTTTCCGCTGGCTGATGGCGCCGCGCAGCACCATCGTCCAGCCGGGACCGGTGCACACCGGCCTGACCGCCGACCCCGCCGCCGAGGTGGAGCGGCTGTTGGAGTTGTTGGTGCGCTGA
- a CDS encoding HipA family kinase yields MLTEVTATRYVTPLREGGSLPGIVEGDDLGTYIMKFTGAGQGRKTLVAEVICGELGRRLGLRVPDLVRMQLDPVIGLGEPDQEVQELLKASGGLNLGMDYLPGSLGFDPLAFEVSAREAGRVVWFDALINNVDRSWRNPNLLVWHGELWLIDHGAAMIWHHNWPSAEKASVRPYNASDHVLATFAPDIAAAAEEFAPLITEELLTGIAADVPDEWLADEPGFDSPDALRRAYVSTLLARARTISDRITLGEPSKDKPSQAPEWLAGRLTRRAVK; encoded by the coding sequence ATGCTGACCGAAGTCACAGCGACCCGCTATGTCACGCCCCTTCGTGAGGGCGGCTCGCTTCCGGGGATCGTCGAGGGGGACGACCTCGGTACCTACATCATGAAGTTCACCGGTGCGGGGCAGGGGCGGAAGACGCTCGTTGCCGAGGTCATCTGCGGAGAGCTGGGGCGGCGGCTCGGCTTGCGGGTGCCGGATCTGGTGCGGATGCAGCTCGATCCCGTCATCGGGCTGGGCGAGCCGGACCAGGAGGTCCAGGAGCTGCTGAAGGCCAGCGGTGGGCTCAATCTGGGGATGGACTACCTTCCCGGATCGCTGGGCTTCGATCCGCTCGCCTTCGAGGTGAGTGCCCGCGAGGCCGGCCGTGTGGTGTGGTTCGATGCGCTGATCAACAACGTCGACCGGTCCTGGCGCAATCCCAATCTGCTGGTCTGGCACGGCGAGCTGTGGCTGATCGACCATGGCGCGGCGATGATCTGGCACCACAACTGGCCGAGCGCGGAGAAGGCTTCGGTCCGGCCGTACAACGCTTCCGACCATGTGCTGGCCACTTTCGCGCCGGACATCGCGGCGGCGGCCGAGGAGTTCGCGCCGCTGATCACCGAGGAGCTGCTGACCGGGATCGCGGCCGATGTCCCGGACGAATGGCTGGCCGACGAGCCCGGCTTCGACTCCCCGGACGCGCTGCGCCGGGCGTATGTGAGCACGCTGCTGGCGCGCGCCCGGACGATCAGCGACCGGATCACCCTGGGGGAGCCCAGCAAGGACAAGCCCTCGCAGGCACCGGAATGGCTGGCCGGAAGGCTGACACGGAGGGCAGTGAAGTGA
- a CDS encoding VOC family protein: MLPAHGRTEPATQRVHVDVRVPYDQAEARTAAALAAGGRLVNDADAPSHWVLADAEGNEACVGVAGWTGPDTGRP, from the coding sequence TTGCTTCCAGCGCATGGACGCACCGAGCCCGCAACGCAACGGGTCCACGTCGATGTCCGGGTGCCGTACGACCAGGCCGAGGCGCGGACGGCGGCGGCCCTCGCGGCCGGCGGCCGCCTGGTGAATGATGCCGACGCGCCGTCGCACTGGGTGCTGGCCGACGCCGAGGGGAACGAGGCGTGTGTCGGCGTGGCCGGCTGGACTGGGCCGGACACCGGCCGCCCGTGA
- a CDS encoding NAD-dependent epimerase/dehydratase family protein, giving the protein MKLLMLGGTEFVGRAVAEAALARGWQVTVFHRGKHAPPAGTVALHGDRGAATGLAALEKGEWDAVVDTWSGAPSAVRDTARLLAGRAGRYAYVSSRSVYAYPAPYGLDEDGPLVAGSADDTSSDDYAAAKRGGELAATEAFGDRALLVRAGLILGPYENIGRLPWWLGRIARGGPVLAPGPRELALQYIDARDLAEWTLDALESGIGGAYNLLSEAGHATMGELLESCVQVTGADAELRWTAPEDILAAGIEPWTELPVWLTAGELQDALYGADVSRALATGLRCRPVGETVADTWAWLRSLGGTAPLRPDRPAPGLAPEKEAAVLG; this is encoded by the coding sequence ATGAAGCTACTGATGCTGGGCGGTACGGAGTTCGTCGGGCGGGCGGTCGCCGAGGCGGCGCTGGCGCGGGGTTGGCAGGTGACGGTCTTCCACCGCGGCAAACACGCGCCGCCGGCGGGCACGGTGGCCCTGCACGGCGACCGCGGGGCCGCGACCGGGCTCGCCGCCCTGGAGAAGGGCGAATGGGACGCGGTCGTCGACACCTGGAGCGGAGCCCCCTCGGCGGTGCGGGACACGGCGCGGCTGCTGGCCGGGCGGGCCGGGCGCTATGCCTACGTCTCCAGCCGCTCGGTGTACGCGTATCCGGCCCCGTACGGGCTCGACGAGGACGGGCCGCTGGTCGCCGGATCCGCCGACGACACGTCATCCGACGACTACGCGGCGGCCAAGCGGGGCGGTGAACTGGCGGCGACCGAGGCGTTCGGGGACCGGGCGCTGCTGGTCCGCGCAGGGCTGATCCTCGGACCGTACGAGAACATCGGGCGGCTGCCGTGGTGGCTGGGCCGGATCGCCCGCGGCGGCCCGGTCCTCGCGCCTGGGCCACGGGAGTTGGCGCTGCAGTACATCGACGCCCGTGATCTCGCCGAGTGGACCCTCGACGCCCTGGAGTCCGGGATCGGCGGGGCGTACAACCTGCTCAGCGAGGCGGGGCACGCCACGATGGGCGAGTTGCTGGAGAGCTGTGTGCAGGTCACCGGCGCGGACGCGGAGCTGCGTTGGACCGCTCCGGAGGACATCCTCGCCGCCGGTATCGAGCCCTGGACCGAGCTGCCGGTCTGGCTGACAGCCGGCGAGCTCCAGGACGCGCTCTACGGCGCCGATGTGTCCAGGGCCCTGGCCACCGGGCTGCGCTGCCGCCCGGTCGGCGAAACGGTCGCCGACACCTGGGCCTGGCTGCGGTCCCTGGGCGGCACGGCGCCCCTGCGTCCGGACCGGCCGGCGCCCGGCCTCGCCCCGGAGAAGGAAGCGGCGGTGCTGGGGTAG